A single window of Gossypium hirsutum isolate 1008001.06 chromosome A10, Gossypium_hirsutum_v2.1, whole genome shotgun sequence DNA harbors:
- the LOC107934392 gene encoding major pollen allergen Ole e 10: MKSSSSASFLLLCTVVFHFFSSTAAVENDSKPPIISKGDSKLSQSDGRKFCVSKPEASDAQLKKNLDWACKQGIDCSPVEPGAVCDDPASLRSRADFAMNTYYRTRGETKNACDFEGTGRLIDTNPSYGECTYL; the protein is encoded by the exons ATGAAATCATCGAGCAGTGCTTCTTTCCTCCTCCTCTGCACGGTTGTCTTCCACTTCTTCTCCTCCACCGCCGCCGTTGAAAACGATTCTAAGCCCCCTATAATTTCCAAGGGTGATTCGAAATTAAGCCAAAGCGATGGTAGGAAGTTTTGTGTGTCGAAACCCGAAGCTAGTGATGCTCAATTGAAAAAAAACTTGGATTGGGCATGCAAGCAAGGCATCGATTGCAGTCCGGTTGAACCGGGAGCGGTTTGCGATGATCCGGCCAGCCTGAGGTCTCGTGCAGATTTTGCCATGAATACTTACTATAGAACGAGAGGTGAAACTAAAAATGCTTGTGATTTTGAAGGCACTGGTCGACTCATCGATACCAATCCAA GTTATGGCGAATGCACATATCTTTGA
- the LOC121207782 gene encoding major pollen allergen Ole e 10 yields the protein MKSLSSVSFLLLGTVFFHLFSSTAVEAASKGKLLHGEDKRYCVPKPEASDAALQKNLDWACGQGIDCSPIQPGGICGDPATVRFRAQFAMNSYYRKEGSVDSACDFSGTAQITHVDPSSEKCKYV from the exons ATGAAATCATTGAGCAGTGTTTCTTTCCTCCTCCTCGGCACCGTCTTTTTCCACCTCTTCTCCTCCACCGCCGTTGAAGCTGCATCCAAGGGTAAATTATTGCATGGTGAAGATAAGAGGTATTGTGTGCCGAAACCCGAAGCCAGTGACGCTGCATTGCAAAAGAACCTAGATTGGGCATGCGGTCAAGGCATCGATTGTAGTCCGATTCAACCAGGTGGAATTTGCGGTGATCCAGCCACTGTGAGGTTTCGTGCACAATTTGCCATGAATTCTTACTACCGGAAGGAAGGTAGCGTTGATAGTGCTTGTGATTTTAGTGGCACTGCTCAAATCACCCATGTCGATCCAA GTTCTGAAAAATGCAAATATGTTTGA